One genomic region from Candida albicans SC5314 chromosome 6, complete sequence encodes:
- the QDR3 gene encoding Qdr3p (Predicted membrane transporter, member of the drug:proton antiporter (12 spanner) (DHA1) family, major facilitator superfamily (MFS); Hap43p-repressed gene) gives MSHSPNLSPQISNDIIDADTTSLASTETQQNIQHSQIHPIGHHGREQSEEPQNTTKTTTTTTNKIHTTTPSVDPDLGPLRELEQDLSSLESQQEQYLSQKPTSTSIKTNKVPLRERRGLLAQIVLIPEYEDARDYPNKIKYLIVFIIAFASLAGPFGTSVMLPAIDDIVNDLNTNVSTVNVSVGIYLLSLGIFPLWWSSFSERFGRRSVYMVSFTLFVAFSIGTALSPNIAALIVLRVLQGGSSASVQAVGAGTIADLFIPQERGQAMGLYYLGPLAGPFLAPILGGAVSQAWGWRATQWLLMIISACSFVLITFFLPETLRRVDTIQVAKDLMKKSDNNGSQNEKIHDDFAGADNSSVHDIDGNPIPGTELHQVVSNLSRRSSNARSIVTYMEEQENEGPIIDPVMPSISRLTTNRSAYSQRIHQNYVTDELRKTTSNLTQSNHSQYNNNNNNDNDKWSSVKTNCYDLIIRPLHSIILLKHPPVVLVISFSAISFAAIYFFNMAISYEYARSPYNFSSVILGLMYIPNSVTYFMASIIGGKWNDRLLNRYAQKHGELVPESRLSWNIVVAIILYPMACLIFGWTIKYREFWVIPLIGTALFGFASMLVIGATVTYLVDSLPGKGATGVALNNLIRQILAAIATFIVEPLLRAIGAGVLFSIIAGILLVSSLVLLYLKKRGAFFREHYDVMDLYAKL, from the coding sequence ATCAGTAATGACATTATAGATGCTGATACTACATCTTTAGCTTCAACAGAAACtcaacaaaatattcaacATAGTCAAATACATCCTATAGGTCATCATGGACGAGAGCAACTGGAAGAGCCACAGAATACCACCAaaacaaccaccaccaccaccaacaaaatCCACACAACCACACCTCTGGTAGACCCTGATTTGGGACCATTAAGGGAATTAGAACAAGATCTATCATCATTAGAAtcacaacaagaacaatatCTAAGTCAAAAACCTACATCTAcatcaattaaaaccaaTAAAGTCCCATTAAGAGAACGAAGAGGTTTACTTGCAcaaattgttttgattCCAGAATATGAAGATGCCAGAGATTATCccaataaaataaaatatctAATTGTTTTCATAATTGCTTTTGCATCATTAGCAGGACCATTTGGAACTTCAGTAATGTTACCTGccattgatgatattgttaatgatttaaatacTAATGTATCGACAGTGAATGTATCCGTTggtatttatttattatcattaggTATATTTCCTCTTTGGTGGTCATCATTTAGTGAACGATTTGGTCGAAGAAGTGTTTATATGGTATCATTTACTTTATTTGTGGCGTTTTCTATTGGTACGGCATTATCTCCCAATATTGCTGCTTTGATTGTATTAAGAGTGCTTCAAGGTGGTTCATCTGCTAGTGTTCAAGCTGTTGGAGCAGGTACTATTGctgatttatttattccTCAAGAACGTGGACAAGCTATGGGATTATATTATTTGGGCCCTTTGGCAGGACCGTTTTTGGCCCCAATTTTGGGTGGAGCTGTATCTCAAGCTTGGGGGTGGAGAGCTACTCAATGgttattaatgataatttctGCTTGTAGTTTTGTTCTAATTACATTTTTCCTACCAGAAACATTAAGAAGAGTTGATACTATACAAGTTGCTAAagatttgatgaaaaaactGGACAATAATGGTCtgcaaaatgaaaaaattcatgATGATTTTGCCGGTGCGGACAATTCTAGCGTACACGATATAGATGGAAACCCTATTCCTGGTACTGAATTACACCAAGtggtttcaaatttgaGTAGAAGATCATCAAATGCTCGTTCTATTGTAACTTATATggaagaacaagaaaatgaagGTCCAATAATTGATCCAGTGATGCCTAGTATATCTCGGTTAACAACAAATAGATCAGCTTATTCTCAAAGAATACATCAAAATTACGTAACTGATGAATTAAGGAAAACAACATCTAATTTAACGCAATCCAACCATTcacaatataataataacaacaacaacgacaatGATAAATGGTCATCAGTGAAAACCAATTGTtatgatttaataatcCGTCCATTacattcaataatattattaaaacatCCACCCGTTGTCCTTgtcatttcattttcagCCATTTCCTTTGCtgcaatttattttttcaacatgGCGATTTCTTATGAATACGCACGTTCACCATATAATTTCTCATCAGTGATTCTTGGATTAATGTATATCCCCAATTCCGTGACATATTTCATGGCTTCTATAATTGGAGGTAAATGGAATGATCGATTATTAAATCGATATGCTCAAAAACATGGAGAATTGGTTCCTGAAAGTAGATTATCTTGGAATATCGTCGTGGCAATAATTTTATATCCCATGgcttgtttgatttttggtTGGACAATTAAATATCGTGAATTTTGGGTCATACCATTAATCGGTACCGCATTATTTGGATTTGCTTCTATGCTTGTTATAGGTGCTACCGTGACTTATTTGGTCGATTCATTACCTGGGAAAGGTGCTACTGGTGTGGCgttgaataatttaattagaCAAATTTTGGCGGCTATTGCGACTTTTATAGTTGAACCGTTATTAAGAGCGATTGGAGCAGGTGTTTTATTTAGTATTATTGCTGGGATATTATTGGTTTCTTCATTGGTTTTGTTATATTTGAAGAAACGAGGAGCTTTTTTCAGAGAACATTATGATGTCATGGATTTATATGCCAAGTTGTAA